From a single Rutidosis leptorrhynchoides isolate AG116_Rl617_1_P2 chromosome 5, CSIRO_AGI_Rlap_v1, whole genome shotgun sequence genomic region:
- the LOC139847919 gene encoding uncharacterized protein isoform X3, protein MAKVFDINTPRLSNLRLRLINDTDSNAINVIAPQLESLTIIDCSIKDLNIQSGFSSFYYKGYDPPQWFKKCFHSVNKVTISLSIYFSNQPYMQEEARGIINLLQDLRSVRFLTLNVDIVECISSFPELVSGQPSPFSNLISLKVDCGTRDTCKVNISTEARKFLLEKSPTATFTVKEQHTEAMKEKEVKEQIKADIEDLLRKLKALLEQDSIITEKKVEQVEALSALQASKTKIIGAFRSSISQVVSSTRHPLPSQTSSSSTIVPTPSTSTQVSTTQCHEL, encoded by the exons ATGGCTAAGGTTTTTGACATTAACACCCCCCGACTTTCTAATCTCAGACTTAGACTTATTAATGACACAGACTCAAATGCTATCAATGTGATTGCACCTCAACTTGAgagtctaactataattgattgctCAATTAAGGACTTGAATATTCAATCAGGATTTTCGTCATTCTACTACAAAGGTTACGATCCTCCACAGTGGTTTAAAAAGTGTTTTCATTCTGTGAACAAAGTAACTATCAGCTTGTCCATATATTTTTCAAATCAGCCATATATGCAGGAAGAGGCTCGTGGTATTATTAACTTGCTTCAGGACCTACGTAGTGTCAGATTTCTGACGCTTAACGTGGACATTGTTGAG TGTATTTCCTCATTCCCGGAGTTAGTATCTGGTCAGCCTTCGCCATTTAGCAACTTGATTAGCTTGAAAGTAGATTGTGGGACAAGGGATACATGCAAGGTTAATATATCTACTGAAGCTAGAAAGTTCTTGCTTGAGAAATCCCCAACTGCCACATTCACCGTAAAG GAACAACATACAGAAGCAATGAAAGAGAAAGAGGTGAAGGAGCAGATAAAGGCAGACATTGAAGATCTTCTGAGGAAACTAAAAGCATTACTAGAGCAGGACAGTATAATTACTGAGAAAAAG GTTGAACAAGTAGAAGCACTGAGTGCTCTTCAGGCCTCAAAAACCAAAATTATTGGTGCGTTTAGGTCTTCAATATCTCAAGTTGTTTCCAGCACCAGACATCCTCTGCCATCACAAACATCATCTTCTTCAACGATT GTTCCTACACCCTCGACCTCAACTCAAGTATCAACAACCCAATGCCATGAGCTGTGA
- the LOC139847919 gene encoding uncharacterized protein isoform X2, which yields MAKVFDINTPRLSNLRLRLINDTDSNAINVIAPQLESLTIIDCSIKDLNIQSGFSSFYYKGYDPPQWFKKCFHSVNKVTISLSIYFSNQPYMQEEARGIINLLQDLRSVRFLTLNVDIVECISSFPELVSGQPSPFSNLISLKVDCGTRDTCKVNISTEARKFLLEKSPTATFTVKEQHTEAMKEKEVKEQIKADIEDLLRKLKALLEQDSIITEKKTMQIRCLLCILPKRHREHMVAYYRQHGQVVAQATALITRQASLKDFVYKMMDALEPLIARQVEQVEALSALQASKTKIIGAFRSSISQVVSSTRHPLPSQTSSSSTIVPTPSTSTQVSTTQCHEL from the exons ATGGCTAAGGTTTTTGACATTAACACCCCCCGACTTTCTAATCTCAGACTTAGACTTATTAATGACACAGACTCAAATGCTATCAATGTGATTGCACCTCAACTTGAgagtctaactataattgattgctCAATTAAGGACTTGAATATTCAATCAGGATTTTCGTCATTCTACTACAAAGGTTACGATCCTCCACAGTGGTTTAAAAAGTGTTTTCATTCTGTGAACAAAGTAACTATCAGCTTGTCCATATATTTTTCAAATCAGCCATATATGCAGGAAGAGGCTCGTGGTATTATTAACTTGCTTCAGGACCTACGTAGTGTCAGATTTCTGACGCTTAACGTGGACATTGTTGAG TGTATTTCCTCATTCCCGGAGTTAGTATCTGGTCAGCCTTCGCCATTTAGCAACTTGATTAGCTTGAAAGTAGATTGTGGGACAAGGGATACATGCAAGGTTAATATATCTACTGAAGCTAGAAAGTTCTTGCTTGAGAAATCCCCAACTGCCACATTCACCGTAAAG GAACAACATACAGAAGCAATGAAAGAGAAAGAGGTGAAGGAGCAGATAAAGGCAGACATTGAAGATCTTCTGAGGAAACTAAAAGCATTACTAGAGCAGGACAGTATAATTACTGAGAAAAAG ACGATGCAGATCAGATGTTTATTATGTATCTTGCCTAAAAGACATAGGGAACATATGGTAGCGTATTATAGGCAGCATGGTCAAGTAGTAGCACAAGCAACCGCACTAATTACCCGTCAAGCATCACTCAAGGATTTTGTATATAAAATGATGGATGCTCTTGAACCACTGATTGCTCGTCAGGTTGAACAAGTAGAAGCACTGAGTGCTCTTCAGGCCTCAAAAACCAAAATTATTGGTGCGTTTAGGTCTTCAATATCTCAAGTTGTTTCCAGCACCAGACATCCTCTGCCATCACAAACATCATCTTCTTCAACGATT GTTCCTACACCCTCGACCTCAACTCAAGTATCAACAACCCAATGCCATGAGCTGTGA
- the LOC139847919 gene encoding uncharacterized protein isoform X1 gives MAKVFDINTPRLSNLRLRLINDTDSNAINVIAPQLESLTIIDCSIKDLNIQSGFSSFYYKGYDPPQWFKKCFHSVNKVTISLSIYFSNQPYMQEEARGIINLLQDLRSVRFLTLNVDIVECISSFPELVSGQPSPFSNLISLKVDCGTRDTCKVNISTEARKFLLEKSPTATFTVKEQHTEAMKEKEVKEQIKADIEDLLRKLKALLEQDSIITEKKVVIENLLNDIQKIWTKKKETQIESSERVQIEEIVSRLRDIVDMLMQLVNDLEPLISKTMQIRCLLCILPKRHREHMVAYYRQHGQVVAQATALITRQASLKDFVYKMMDALEPLIARQVEQVEALSALQASKTKIIGAFRSSISQVVSSTRHPLPSQTSSSSTIVPTPSTSTQVSTTQCHEL, from the exons ATGGCTAAGGTTTTTGACATTAACACCCCCCGACTTTCTAATCTCAGACTTAGACTTATTAATGACACAGACTCAAATGCTATCAATGTGATTGCACCTCAACTTGAgagtctaactataattgattgctCAATTAAGGACTTGAATATTCAATCAGGATTTTCGTCATTCTACTACAAAGGTTACGATCCTCCACAGTGGTTTAAAAAGTGTTTTCATTCTGTGAACAAAGTAACTATCAGCTTGTCCATATATTTTTCAAATCAGCCATATATGCAGGAAGAGGCTCGTGGTATTATTAACTTGCTTCAGGACCTACGTAGTGTCAGATTTCTGACGCTTAACGTGGACATTGTTGAG TGTATTTCCTCATTCCCGGAGTTAGTATCTGGTCAGCCTTCGCCATTTAGCAACTTGATTAGCTTGAAAGTAGATTGTGGGACAAGGGATACATGCAAGGTTAATATATCTACTGAAGCTAGAAAGTTCTTGCTTGAGAAATCCCCAACTGCCACATTCACCGTAAAG GAACAACATACAGAAGCAATGAAAGAGAAAGAGGTGAAGGAGCAGATAAAGGCAGACATTGAAGATCTTCTGAGGAAACTAAAAGCATTACTAGAGCAGGACAGTATAATTACTGAGAAAAAGGTAGTTATCGAGAACCTTTTGAATGATATACAAAAAATATGGACCAAGAAAAAAGAGACCCAAATTGAATCTTCTGAGAGGGTTCAAATAGAGGAGATAGTGTCTAGATTGAGAGATATTGTGGATATGTTAATGCAATTAGTTAACGATCTTGAACCCTTGATTTCAAAGACGATGCAGATCAGATGTTTATTATGTATCTTGCCTAAAAGACATAGGGAACATATGGTAGCGTATTATAGGCAGCATGGTCAAGTAGTAGCACAAGCAACCGCACTAATTACCCGTCAAGCATCACTCAAGGATTTTGTATATAAAATGATGGATGCTCTTGAACCACTGATTGCTCGTCAGGTTGAACAAGTAGAAGCACTGAGTGCTCTTCAGGCCTCAAAAACCAAAATTATTGGTGCGTTTAGGTCTTCAATATCTCAAGTTGTTTCCAGCACCAGACATCCTCTGCCATCACAAACATCATCTTCTTCAACGATT GTTCCTACACCCTCGACCTCAACTCAAGTATCAACAACCCAATGCCATGAGCTGTGA